The nucleotide window AAGGATATGCATTTGTATGGGGAGTTACACCGCTTTCTGCCAGCGTTGGCTTTTATTGAGGGGGCGCGAATCACTGAATTACCAGTACGTCATCATGCACGGCGGTTTGGTAAAAGCAAGTATGGCTTGTGGCGCACCTTTCGGGTTTTGATGGATTTACTCACCATCTGGTTTATGAAAACGTTCCTGACGCGCCCGATGCACGTATTTGGTTTGTTTGGGCTGGCTTCAATGCTGTTGGGAACGGCGATCGGTCTGTATTTAACGTTTTTGAAACTGGGTTTGGGGCAGAGTATTGGGAATCGTCCGCTGTTGATTTTGGCAGTTGTGCTGTTTATCGCTGGGGTACAGCTATTTAGTTTTGGGTTGTTAGCAGAGTTGCTGATGCGTACTTATCATGAATCTCAAGGGCGACCTATCTATCGCGTGCGAGAGGTTGTAGGAAAAAATATTAAGTAAAGTAACAATGATATGTGGGTAATAGGTAATGGGTAACGGGGAATGGGTAATAGCATTCTTTACTAATGACCAATTACCAGTTACCAGTCTACAAATAAAACCCACAGACTTAATAACCTTACTCATTAGCTGAACTTTGAACGTTTTTCAGACGCTTGACCCTCAACCGCGCCGTAACTTACAGATCCTCTTTATTGCGGGTTTGTTATTTTGGTCTAGTTTGGCTTCGTTGTTGCCGACGCTACCACTTTATATCAACGATCTCGGTGGGACGCCGCAGCAAATTGGCGTTGTGATGGGAAGTTTTGCGATTGGGCTATTAATTTGCGTCCCTGGCTAGCACAATTGGCAGATCTCCGCAGTCGCAAACTTGTGTTGATCATTGCCCTGAGTACGGTTGCTTTAGCCCCCTTAGGCTACTTAATGGTGAAATCTTTATGGCTGTTAATGGTGATTCGCGCATTTCATGGAATTAGTATTGCAGCTTATTCGAGCGGCTACACTACCTTAGTTGCAGATATCGCCCCTGCAAAAAGTCGCGGGGAAATTATCGGTTACATGAGTCTAGTGAATCCGATTGGTATGGCGTTGGGACCTGCTTTAGGTGGTTATTTGCAAGCTAGCATTGGTTACACGGCTTTATTTTCGTTATCTGCTGGCTTGGGAGTGTTGGGAATATTATTTGCATCGCAAGTCTCTAACCCAGCTGCTAATTTGCTGAAATGCCAAGTGACTGACAACCGTTTTTGGCAACTGCTAGGTAGTCCTCGAATTCGGACTTTAGCACTGATCTTGCTGTTGGTTGGGTTAGCGTTTGGCACTTTGAGTACATTTGTGCCGTTGTATATCAAATCTGTTGGTGTAGATTTTAACGTAGGTTTGTTTTACACTGCAGCGGCGATCGCTAGTTTTATTATCCGCATTCCTACAGGGAGGGCAAGCGATCGCTATGGACGCGGTTTATTTGTTACTCTCAGCTTAATTTTTTACACCGTCTCGATGTTGCTGTTGTGGCTTGCTAATAGCGCTACTGCATTTTTAAGTGCTGGCTTTGTGGAAGGATTGGGAGCTGGTATCTTAATTCCAATGGTGGCTACAGTCGTTGCTGATCGCACGCTACCTCAAGAACGCGGACGCATGTTTGGTTTATGTATGGTGGGGTTTGATGTCGGAATTGCGATTGCAGGACCTGTTTTAGGGGCGATCGCGCAATACATCGGTTATCGCCATCTTTTCGGCTTCGCGGCTGGTTTGACTACGCTTGCGATCGTCGTTTTTCTCACTCAATCGAGTAAAGATATGGCGCATTCTCTACGCTTTGCACTTGGTAAAGGTAGAGATGTTTATGCATTAAGGTAAAAAACGGGCGAGGAGGGATTCGAACCCCCGACACCGTGGTCCGTAGCCACGTGCTCTAGTCCACTGAGCTACACGCCCTGAAAAAAGCTGTTCGCTTTATTCTTGCGAGTATCTATACTATCACGAAAAAGTGAAATGGAACAAATTTCTCAAAATTCCTCTAATTTGACGCACTTGGATAACCAAGGACAAGCCCAAATGGTTGATGTCTCGCACAAAACGTCAACTGTGCGCCAAGCTGTCGCGGCGGCGAGTGTGCGAATGTCTAGCGAAACTTTTGCCACAATTCAAGCAGGAAACGCCCCTAAAGGTGATGTTTTGGGGACTGCAAGACTTGCAGGAATTATGGCGGCTAAACAAACATCAAATTTAATTCCGTTGTGTCACCCTCTACCCTTACACAAAGTAGAAGTGCAGATTGAGCCTGATTCGCAGTTACCTGGTTATCAAATTACTGCGTTAGTCAAAACCAAAGCCGAAACGGGTGTTGAAATGGAAGCGTTAACAGCAGTTTCAGTTGCGGCGCTGACTTTGTACGACATGGCAAAGGCTTTAGAAAAGTCAATCTCGATTGAATTAATTCATTTAGTTAGTAAATCTGGTGGTAAATCGGGAGATTATCAAAGTGAGTAGTACAAGCTCTAACTGAAACAACAGTAGAGCTTACGCTTGAGGAGTTCAAAATCTACACTAGATGGCACAGACAAAGCTTATTGTACTGCTGTATATCCACCATCAATGACAAGGTTGTGTCCAGTAATGAACGAAGCTGCATCAGAACATAACCAAACTGCTGCTTCTGCAATATCGTTAGGTTCGCCAATTCGTTGTAGTGGAATACCAGATGCTACTTGCTCAAGCATACTTGGCGGTGCGTCTGCCCATAATTCTGTTTTTACAGCACCAGGACTTATCGTATTAACACGAATTTGCTCAGCATATTCTGCTGCGGCTGCACGCGAAAGCGAAATTACACCACCTTTAGCGGCTCCGTATGCAGAGTAATTGGCGACACCAACTAGCGCCCCTTGTGAGGAAACATTAACAATCGCTCCAGTTCCTGATTTCATCATTGCGGGAATCTCGTATTTCATGCATAGCCAAATTGACTTGAGGTTGACAGCTATTTCTGCTTCCCAGTCTTCTTCAGCCATTTCGATTAAAGGAATCGCTTTACCAGAACCTGCATTATTGAAGGCAAAGTCAAGGCGACTGTATGTCTCGATCGTGGTATTAACTAGGGCTTCTACTTCTTGCGCTTGCGTTACATCTGTTTTGACAAAAAGTCCTTCACCACCTGCTTGTTGAATTTGCTTGATTGTGTCTTCACCTTCTAAAGTGCGCCGCGCTGCAACAACTACTTTTGCACCTGCTTTAGCAAAGGCGATCGCTGTTGCTTTACCAATACCAGAACTCCCACCAGTTACGATCGCAACTTTTTCTTTCATAGAAATCATGCGGTTTCCTCACTGAAATTCATACAGTTGTTCTTAATTTACGCAATCGGATAGTGAAGTTCATGAGCGATACTTGCGCCGTTTTATCAAAATCTTGCGGTTTATTCAGAATATGGTTCGCCAGGGAAAAAGCGATCGCTCAAAATGTCCTCTAGTGTATAAGTACACTCAGCAGGAAAAGTTTTGTTAGGTAGATTGGTTTCTCCTACAGCTAAATCTTTGCCATTTTGGTAGGCTATTAATACTGCTTCCTGAAGATAGGACTTTAAGCTAGGGTTTTCTTGCAAAAGCTGTTGAATTTCACGGCGCTGCACTCGAATTGTACTTAACCAACTACGACTGCGCCGTTGAGGTTGATATTCCACGGTTGATAAAGGGGACGGGCAACCCGTCCCCAACAACCTCCACTTGAGTAAATGTCCGATTAAAATACTCAATCGGTTTCGCAGTTCCTGGCGTTGTTGTTTTCCCAAAGACTCAATTTCCTCAATTAAATTTGGCAAGTCGAGTTCGTGCCATTGGCGATCGCGGAGTAACTTTGCTTGTTCTTGAGTCCAGGCGTAGAAATCAATTGCATAGAGATTATTGATCATTGGAGTAGTAATTGGTTATAAACAGTCGCGATATTGTTTTGGCGTGAATCCAGTGAGTTTGCGAAATTGTGCGGTGAAGTGACTTTGGTTATAGAAGCCAACACGATAGGCTACTTCTGCGATCGCCAGCCGCGTTACAGATAACATAATCTTGGCGCGTTCAATACGTCTTTGTGTTAGATAACGATGGGGTGATTCTCCGGTTGCAGTTTTAAAGGCGCGGGCAAAATGAAATTGACTAATATGAACAACAGCCGCCATATCAGCAATTGTGATATCTTCTGCTAAGTTTTCTGCAATAAAATCTTTAACTTGCTTGAGTTTGATTGTATCTAGTAGTTTATTTCCTGATTGAGGTTTTACCCGCACGCGATTGTAGTTGCGTAGTAGATGAACCATCAATAGATTTCTGAGTGACTCAGTGTAAATTTTTCCAGCTAACCCTTCATTGAGGATTTCCGCTTTGAGTAATTGCGCTACGTGAAGAATCGTTGTATCAGGAAAAATGACGCGGTGTTCAATTTCAACAGGAGTGGATACACTATTTTCTGCTGCTATTTGGTTGAGTAAATTTTGGTCAAGTGTGATGTTGATGTATTCACTAATATGTTCTCGATAGTGCCAAACAAAATCATGTTCACAATAGAGAAACACACTGCCTGGTGGTAAAGCTGTAGTTTGACTCGCAGTACCATCAACTGACCAAGTGACGCGATCGTGTGGTACAAACGCAACACTAATTGTGTTCTTAGGCATGGCAAAATCAAATTCACCAATCGCATTCATACAACTATGTTCAACTGCAATGCCTTCCCATTGTTGAGTAAGCGTTGATAAAGAAGGTAAGTTATGAATTGGTAGCGATCGCATCCTATTTCTCCCAGCAAACTACCCTAAACAATTATTCATTGAAATACACTTTATTTCACTAAGTTTGTTATATAATATATTTTTTGCCACAAAATTTTATTTAAAATAATTTTATAGATTGATACATATAAATTCTTTATAAAATTGCTTTTCTTTGTGTTCTTTATGATCTGTTTAATAAAGTGACAATTACAATACAATTACTATTTTATTACTTTCACTTAACCCTTTAAAAGACAAGAGTGCACGGTGCCTAGATTGTAGCTAGAATAATGACAAGATGTGCATCAATTTTGGCTACGCAAATGAACAAGATATCTAGTAGCAAAATATCTTATCTGACTAAGCAAATATTCCTACTAAGCCTTGCAGTAGCTAATGTTTCTATCATTGGCATTGTACCTAGTCGAATAGCACAAGCAGCTCAGGAAATTCCCGTTGTTAGTTCCTCAGCGCTAGGGCAAAATATGGATGTTCCTTGGTCGCGCCCTGTGAAAATTAACGATCCATTCGAGGGAAGTTATCTAGGAGTTTTTGATCGCAACTACTTTTACCGCAGATTTCTCAATAACAACGTCAGATTTGAAATTTTAAGTCTTTGGAGACCCAACTCAGTTCGTTTCTTGTTAGCTTCTAGAGAGCGAAATTGTGCGTATTCGACAAGATTTTCGTATAACCGCTTGTTAACACGCCGTGTTATTGCTTATCGCGGACGAAAATATTTATATACAGGATTTCCTTATACTAGTTTCCCCGTTTCAAGATGCGCGATCGCAAGTAATACTCAAAATGCTGTGAAGCTTTTTATCCGAACTGGCGAACAAGTCTATCAACTTGATGGCAGAAACAGTACATTTGCAATTAATCCCGATGTCGCAAACGCCTTAAGATCGACTCCGATTGAGAATGTGCAGATTAGGTTAGTGACAGAAAGCGGCGAAACAATTGATAGTGAAATTGGTAGGGGAACTGTTGAAGCTTGGAGAGATATTTATTAGTGATACCGTTCTACAAGACAGCTTTAGCATAACCCCATCTCAATTAGCAAAAACTCGTGGGAAAATCCTAGAATGAGTTAATATCTCACTCATACACTTATAGATTAACGATTTATGCCTCCTCGTTGGCCGCGTAAACCTGATCGCCGAGATCCAGCCTATCGTCGTTTGGACGATCGTATGAATTTTGCGATGCACGTCGCAGTCTTTGCTGTGACAAATTCTGGGCTGTGGTTCTTCTACAATCTCAAGTCTATTACTTGGACTTGGCTTCCTTTGTTAACGGCAAGTTGGTTACTGGTGTTGCTAGTACATTTAGTTTATATTTCGGCGATCGCTGATTATTCAGAACCAGGAAATCCCTCAAAATCTACTTAAAGGTAGATGAAAATTAATTGTTAATTAGAAATTGTGGCAGTGACAGCTTGCAAGTTGAGTTAAAGATTATGGCTAACCAAAGTACGACAGAAATTCTCGAAGCGCTAGCATCTGAAATTGGCGAAAATGTTTATATTGATGTTGCTAAATGGCATCTTTACCTTTCTGATGCAAAGTTGCACAAGGTTTTAGCAGAAAAATTCTATCCGCTACTTTCCGCTAATTCTGTTAATGAAGACGAAGTTTTAGCAATTTTAAAAGATATGCCAATTAAGATTGGTGGCGGGAGAAGCGAAATTCCTTTAATCGATTTATTACCCATGCAATGTCAAGTTAACTTAATCGATATTGTCGAGAAATATCAAAGTCGATTTTAATATTATCTCGCAAAGCGTTGGCGCAGGCGTGATATTACCAGATCAACTTCGGGTAACTTCATTTGTAAGGCGATCGCTGCGAACACTCCAAGTCCAAATAAACCAGACATGCTAAGTTGCAACAACTGAACAATTAAACCTTCACTACCGAGTAGGCGTTGAGAAGCCCAAAGCGTCGCCCAACTGGCAGTTCCAGCAACAAAACTACTAGCGGTTAAACCCAATATAGGTATACTCCACTGACGTAGCGGCAAACCATTAAGCCGACGGTTGAGAATGAGGAGGAACATAATCGTGGAAGCAAAATTCACTCCTACTGTTGCTAGCGTAATTCCTGGAGCACCAAAAGGCTTCACGAGGATATAATCAAGCCCCACATTAAGAATGATATTGAGCAAACTAACGCGAAACGGAGTCGTGCCATCACCTAACGCATAAAATACTCTGACGAGGACATCACGCGCTAAGTAGACAAACATACCAATCCCATAAGCCATAAGTACTGACGCAACTAACTGCGAACCGGCTTGCCCAAAAGCGCCACGTTCGTAAATTACACGGACAATCGGAACTGCTAAAGCAACAAACAACGCGCCCAATGGTAGCATTGTCACTGCTGTAATAAGTAAACCTTGACGAATACGCAGTTTGAGATTTACCCAGTCTTCCGGTGCAGCTAATTGCGAAAGCATTGGGAGTAAGGGCAACAAAATCATGTTGGAAATAATGCCTAAGGGCGTTTGCACGAGTAAACCAGCGTAGCTAAATGCTGCTGCTGCACCTGCAATTCCTGAAGCAAAAAAGAGATCGGTATAGAGATTGATCTGCATCATTCCTGATGAAAACGTTGCAGGACCCATAATATTAATGACTTCGCGGACTCCAGGAGAGCGAAAATCAAATCTCAAGCGCAGAGTACCTAAGCCTAACCGCCACTGTGTAATAAGTTGGGCAAGCCATTGTAAAATTGCACCAGCAAGAGTTCCCCAAGCTAAAACTTGTCCGCCTAGTAAAGCGTACCGTGGTAAAACAATATCATCTCCCAGTTGAAAGGCTAAGATTCCCAGTCCAATAATGATTGTGATGCTAGAAAGTACTGGACTAATCGAAAGTAGCCAATATTGATTTGCTGTATTTAAAGTACCAAAGCCTATACCTACTAACCCCGCGAGTAATGCCATTGGTGCCATAATTTGCAGTTGCACAGTAGCGATCGCCTGCGTTTGTGAACTGAGTTGTGGACCTAGTAAGCTAATAAAAAAATCGGCAAAGACGACTAGAATGATAGTAATAAAAATAAGTAATCCACTCACCAGTGTGGTTGTTGTTTCGACTAACTGCGCAGATTCTTGTTTGCTACGTTTGGATAAAACACTGACTATGGCACTATGAATCGGTCCATTGACACCACCGAGTAGCACCCAGAAGAAGCTAGGAACAACGTAAGCATAGCTATAAGCATTCGCCACCACACCAACACCAAACGCCGCTGCGATCGCTTGTTGGCGCACGAGGGCTACGAGTTTACTCAGCAAAGTTGCAACTGCAACGATTCCAGCAATTCCAGCTAACGAACGAGAAGGTTTTTCAGACACAAAGCATTACTACTATCTCAACCTCATAACATTTAACCGCGAATTGCGATTTTAGTGATTGAGCTTCGGCAATTGGCTGCAATGATTTTTTGTTCTGTGCTGTGCGATCGCTATTTCAACAAATCCTCAATTTCTTCATCTGTCAATCCGAACTGCCTAAAAATTCGCAATACATAAGCAGGAGACATTTCTTTTGCTCCCATATCAATTGGGACTACTCGTGTTTTACCTTCAACAACACGGGTATAAAGACTATGATCTCCTTTACCCTCTCGGTAAAATATGCAACCTGCCTTCTCTAAAAGTTTAATTAATTGCTTTGGCTTGAGGGAGGGAATATTTTTAGGCATAAACTGCCCTAAACTCGTAAACTTCTGATCCTGGCTCCTTCGACTCTACAGTCAAAAACTCATGCAATTCCTTTATCGGAACAGGAGCGCAATAAACATCAGTTCTAGACTCGTAAATATCTTGAAAAGACTCAATTGCCTCTTTTAATTTTTCGATGGCGCTATCCTGCGTTTCTCCTTGACTGACAATCCCATTTTCTAAACATAAGGCAACCCAATAACCGGCACTTTGTCGCAGAATAACGGTGTAAAAATCCATGTTACTGGCTTTGTTGAAATAACCTTGTGTTGTTAATTTTAGTCTAGGGCTGTAATTTTGCTCGTTACCCACATAGCATAAGCTTAATCAAGGTTCGCTGTGAATTGCTGGAGGCTGCACGGAATCTTGAGGGGCTACATATGAACTCCAGAGATTGCGTAGCGAAGAAAAGGCAAGAAGTAAAAAGGCAATGGCACAAGCTCGGTAAGTTAACCGCGTCCAATCTCTTTGAGATCTTTGGAATACTTGAGTAACAAGTCCAGCACAAACGAATGACCAAAGAAAGGACGCAACCATAAAGCCAGTGAAAAAGATTAAATTGTGACTAACTGTAGGATCGCTTACTCCGATAGCACCCATTGCACTACCTAAAGCTGCCCAGTACGCTATATTTTGTGGATTTGTGATTGATAGCAAAATACCAGAACGCAAAGCTTTTTTACTATAAGTGTTTGTCGGAGCGAGCTTGATACTGAATTCTTTATTTGCCTCTTGCCACGCATCCCCAGCTAGCCAAAGTAGATAGAGTACGCCAGCAAGCCCAATTGGTAGACGTAATAAGTCCCATTGCAAAAGTAATCCAACGCCTGTCAAACCCAGTACAGCCCAAAGCGCATCTCCTACAAGCGAACCAATTTGAACAGCTAACGCACCTTTGAAACCACCTCTGATTCCCTGTCGAATAGTCTCTGCAAAAACTGCTCCAGGTGCAGCATTGAAGATGAATCCTAAAAACAGTGCAGTAAAGAAAAGTGCAAACATTAAGTTTCCTCTATTGCAGTCACTTCATTAAGTGTGCAGTGAAATTGAAGATAAGAATAGGGATAATTGTTATTGCTTATTTTGACAATCTAGAGTATATTTAAGATAATGGAAATATTTGTCTATTTTTAAAATTTGGTTAGATTTTTATTATGAAGAAAATCATCAACTAACTTAGATATTACCAGAAAGCAGCCCCAAAAATAAAGCGATTTTTTACTAAATTTATCAAAAATAAATAATTCAAAGCTGTGCTAAAGAAACAAAGTAAAAGTATCTTGATAGATGCGATCGCTTCAAATTACTGAGGTAAAATGTAGCATAGTAACTACGTAAAAACCCAGATGAATCTGCAAGATGACATTAGCGATGTGCAAGAGCCAATTCTCACCGCGCCAGCAGAAGTCAGGCAAATTATTGAACAGGTGTGGAAGTTAGAAAAGAGCAGACTTGATAAAAAAAGTAACAGCCATATCAACGATGATATTTTGCGGATTGTCAAGGAAGCGGTGCGATGAAGTTAACTTCAATTCGGCTGTGTAACTTTCGTTCGTTTTATAGCAAAACACCGGAAATTGTCCTTGCAGGTGGAACAAATCGCAATACGACAATCGTTCACGGTAACAATGGTGCAGGGAAAACGAGTTTCTTAAATGCATTTACGTGGGTACTATACGAGAAGTTTAGTGCGGCGTTTGCTTCTGCTGAACAACTTGTCAATAAACGGGCGATCGCCGAAGCAAATATCGGAGAAGTCATCGAATGCTGGGTAGAAATATTTTGGGAACATGATAACAAACGCTACCGCGTTAAACGCGAGTGTCGCGTGTATAAAAACGACACCAACTTTGATGCGGGTAAAACCCAGTTATTTATGCAAATAGCTGGCGATGATGGGCGGTGGTATCATTCACCACAACATCCAGAAGACGTGATCAATCAGATTCTACCGTCAAGCTTACATCAGTATTTCTTTTTCGATGGCGAACGAATCGAACAAATTGTGCGATCGGATAAGAAAGCAGAAATTGCTGAAGCAACCAAAATCTTTTTAGGCGTGAAAGTCATTGATAACTCAATCAAGCATTTAAGTGAAGCCAAAAAAACGCTAGAAAATGAATTAAAAGTGATTGGTGATGCCCAAACCAAACAACTTTTGAGAGAACGGCAAAAGATAGAAATTGAGATTGAACAAATTACACAGCGCCAAAGTGAGATTACTCAAGAGTTAGAATATCAAAACACTTTTAAAAAAGAAACAAGTCACCGTCTACGCGAACTTGCTGCGGCGCAAGAACTACAGGAAAGACGGCAAAATTTAGAAAACCAGAAAACAACAAATCAAGAAGAACTACGAAAAAGTAAAGAAACTCTCAAGAAAACTATTTCTACACGCGGTTACAGTGTACTACTACCGTCAACGACAAATCAATTTCGAGAAATTATTGCAGCATTAAAGCAGCGCGGCGAGTTAACCGCCAGAATTTCGCAAGAATTTGTGCAAGAAATACTGCGCGATCGCCGTTGTATTTGTGGTACACAACTAGACGATGGAAGTGATGTGCATCAAAACGTCAGCAACTTGTTAAATCAAGCTGGTTCTTCTGCTGTCCAAGAAACTGTTATTCGGACAATCGCCCAAGTTGACGAAATTGACAAACAAGCAACTGCTTTTTGGGAAGATGTCGATCGCGAACAATTACGTATTAATCAATTAAGAGAAAGTATATCACAAATCGAAGCTGAGTTAGATAATATTCAAGAACGTTTGCGTAAAGATCCCAGCGAAGAAATTCGCAATTTGCAACTTCGATTGGATGATATTGATAGAAAAATAGCTGAATTAAACATTGAACGCGGTGAAAAGAATCAGCGTGTTGATAGTTTAAAAACTGAAGCTGCTGAATTAGATAAGCAAATTGCCAAACAAAAATTTAATGAGGAAAGACAAGCATTAGCACAAAGACGGATTGCTGCAACTTTAGATGCAATTGAACGATTAAACGAAGTTAAACAACGCCAAGAGAAGCAGTTTCGTTTGCAATTAGAAAAACGAATTCAAGAAATATTTAATGAAATTTCTATCACGCCCTATATTCCTAAAATTAGTAAAAAATACGAACTCACATTAATAGAAAATACTTCTGGTGTAGAAGCACCCGTTGCGGCTTCTACAGGTGAAAATCAAATACTGAGCTTATCATTTATTGGTAGCATCATCGACAAAGTGCGCGAGTGGAGTGAAAGAAAAATGTTGATGGTAGCTGATGGTAGCACATTTCCCATAGTGATGGACTCGCCGTTTGGAAGTTTAGATGAAACTTATCGGCGACAAATTGCCAAGATTATTCCCCAATTAGCTAATCAGTTGATTGTATTAGTGAGTAATACCCAGTGGCGCGGAGAAGTAGAAGCAGAAATGACTTCAAGAATCGGTAGGGAATATGTTCTAACTTACTATTCTTCTAAACCAGATTGCGAAGAGGATGCGATTGAAATTGTAGGACAAGAGTATCCTTTAGTTAGACAAAGTCCTAATGAGTTTGAGTATACTGAAATTCTTGAGGTAAATCGCAACGGTTGAAGGTAAACACAGTGCTACAAATTATTAAAAAGCTTTAAGAAAATGGTAGAAACTGGCAGAATTAGAGTAGCAAAAGACAAAGCTGACTTAGTTAAATCTTTAATTTCAACTGACGGTGCAACAGGTCCTTTTCAAACCTTTGCAGATGCGATCGCCTTTGCTGCTGCTTTGGGTGCAAAGCACAATAGACGAGTACCTTTAGGAGAAATTTCAAAAAGAGAACCTTCTCCTATTAGATTAGAGTACTTTGCATCAATGGGACATGACTGCGTAATTAAGTTATTAGCAATTACGGAAACAAAAGACATTAAAATTCTATCGCTTACTGAGGAATCCGAAGCTAAACGTAACCTTATCTTTGAAGAATATGCCAATGGCGGACTAGAAATACTGCAAAATGAGTTACGTGGAGCAGTAGACTATTCTGAGCGAATTTTATTAATGCTTTGTCCTGAACGCGAACAGCAAGAACAGCAAAATGAAGAGTTTGATTTAAGTAAATTTCTATCTTGAACTAATCAGTAAAATAATATCATCTCCGGTTAAATAACCTTGCTTTGTAGTTAGTGACTAGTGACTAGCTACCATTTTTGGTAACACTAATCAACCGGAATTGCTATCATTGTTTGCTGCAGAAACTTCGTATTTATTGTTAATGAATTAAATCTATATAGTTCAAAATCACTCTCAATGTATGAATTACAACATAGGTGGTAATCCTATTGCTTTTGGTTCCACAAGCTGACCATCAAAGCCGATCGCCTGTTTTTCAATAGTTCTTGCATCTGCTACAGCCTTACGGAGTTCGGCGCGTTCCATTGGTTCTTGGATTCCGCCGAGAATGTAAATGAGTAGCTTTGCTGCTAAATCGCGCCCTGCAACTTGTACGCGCTTTTTGTTTGGGTCGTATAAGATACCGTACCAAAGCGATCGCGGATATTCCATGCTACTAAAACCACCTTCTAAGTCAAACTTGTGGAGTTTCTTAAAGATGTCTTTGAGTGAGAAACCTTTTTTGAAGACTAAAATTCCTAAAGCTTGCGCTAAAGCAACTTGTCCAACAGGGCGAAAAAGCATATTTCCTTCACCGCCATCCTTCTCGAAACTAAAGCGTCGGAGTAACGGTGTTTCTTCCGCTTCGAGTACCCGATAACTTGGTAGAGTCGCTAAATAATCAAATAACTGCTGAAATTCTACGATTCCCGCCTCTAGTTCTCGATCGTTTGGGCGTATCGGAATCAAACCTTTATCTAATGGTTTCCAGTGTAAGAACTTTTGTCCGAGATATCGCTCTGACATCTCTTTAAGTGCTTGCAGTGTTGTTAAAACCGTAGATTTAGTAGCAACTGTAGCGCTATTCCAATTAACGCGCGGCTTTCGCGTGCTTCTTTGTTCTAGAAGTGGATGCGTCGTCGCAATTTTTCTCGCCACGATCGCAAATCCATCATCCTCATTCAACTGCGCTAATTGACCTTTCGTCAAAGGTACAGCCATTAAGTTGACATGAACAAAAATTGATCTTACCCGTCGTCGTGCTTGTTCGCGAGTTTCACCTTTCTCGACTGCACAGATAAACTCAATTCCTATTTTTTCTTGAGGTAAACTTTCTAAATAATCAACATTTACGTG belongs to Gloeocapsopsis sp. IPPAS B-1203 and includes:
- a CDS encoding type II toxin-antitoxin system HicA family toxin encodes the protein MPKNIPSLKPKQLIKLLEKAGCIFYREGKGDHSLYTRVVEGKTRVVPIDMGAKEMSPAYVLRIFRQFGLTDEEIEDLLK
- a CDS encoding type II toxin-antitoxin system HicB family antitoxin, translating into MGNEQNYSPRLKLTTQGYFNKASNMDFYTVILRQSAGYWVALCLENGIVSQGETQDSAIEKLKEAIESFQDIYESRTDVYCAPVPIKELHEFLTVESKEPGSEVYEFRAVYA
- a CDS encoding LysE family transporter gives rise to the protein MFALFFTALFLGFIFNAAPGAVFAETIRQGIRGGFKGALAVQIGSLVGDALWAVLGLTGVGLLLQWDLLRLPIGLAGVLYLLWLAGDAWQEANKEFSIKLAPTNTYSKKALRSGILLSITNPQNIAYWAALGSAMGAIGVSDPTVSHNLIFFTGFMVASFLWSFVCAGLVTQVFQRSQRDWTRLTYRACAIAFLLLAFSSLRNLWSSYVAPQDSVQPPAIHSEP
- a CDS encoding AAA family ATPase: MKLTSIRLCNFRSFYSKTPEIVLAGGTNRNTTIVHGNNGAGKTSFLNAFTWVLYEKFSAAFASAEQLVNKRAIAEANIGEVIECWVEIFWEHDNKRYRVKRECRVYKNDTNFDAGKTQLFMQIAGDDGRWYHSPQHPEDVINQILPSSLHQYFFFDGERIEQIVRSDKKAEIAEATKIFLGVKVIDNSIKHLSEAKKTLENELKVIGDAQTKQLLRERQKIEIEIEQITQRQSEITQELEYQNTFKKETSHRLRELAAAQELQERRQNLENQKTTNQEELRKSKETLKKTISTRGYSVLLPSTTNQFREIIAALKQRGELTARISQEFVQEILRDRRCICGTQLDDGSDVHQNVSNLLNQAGSSAVQETVIRTIAQVDEIDKQATAFWEDVDREQLRINQLRESISQIEAELDNIQERLRKDPSEEIRNLQLRLDDIDRKIAELNIERGEKNQRVDSLKTEAAELDKQIAKQKFNEERQALAQRRIAATLDAIERLNEVKQRQEKQFRLQLEKRIQEIFNEISITPYIPKISKKYELTLIENTSGVEAPVAASTGENQILSLSFIGSIIDKVREWSERKMLMVADGSTFPIVMDSPFGSLDETYRRQIAKIIPQLANQLIVLVSNTQWRGEVEAEMTSRIGREYVLTYYSSKPDCEEDAIEIVGQEYPLVRQSPNEFEYTEILEVNRNG
- a CDS encoding DNA phosphorothioation-associated protein 4, whose protein sequence is MVETGRIRVAKDKADLVKSLISTDGATGPFQTFADAIAFAAALGAKHNRRVPLGEISKREPSPIRLEYFASMGHDCVIKLLAITETKDIKILSLTEESEAKRNLIFEEYANGGLEILQNELRGAVDYSERILLMLCPEREQQEQQNEEFDLSKFLS
- a CDS encoding DGQHR domain-containing protein — protein: MNKRVADTTGKYRKDNKPEELASLLAPYLEARILVQTTTMGGTQAYLGSVTLEWFAQQVRFASCLPLLQPKHNPATDNVEVDADTIAEIQQRPLDWSRQIPLVQYLAAWKNHKFPPVLVVIHQPWVDNPKATEWDSEGCATKSTIDFTPLDREGIGLLNIAPEATIYALDGQHRLMGVQGLMELLETHQLQRYRKDKTPDGSVITLNDLIEHYHVNVDYLESLPQEKIGIEFICAVEKGETREQARRRVRSIFVHVNLMAVPLTKGQLAQLNEDDGFAIVARKIATTHPLLEQRSTRKPRVNWNSATVATKSTVLTTLQALKEMSERYLGQKFLHWKPLDKGLIPIRPNDRELEAGIVEFQQLFDYLATLPSYRVLEAEETPLLRRFSFEKDGGEGNMLFRPVGQVALAQALGILVFKKGFSLKDIFKKLHKFDLEGGFSSMEYPRSLWYGILYDPNKKRVQVAGRDLAAKLLIYILGGIQEPMERAELRKAVADARTIEKQAIGFDGQLVEPKAIGLPPML